From Pelotomaculum schinkii, one genomic window encodes:
- the spoIVA gene encoding stage IV sporulation protein A yields the protein MERTDIFRDIAERTGGDLYLGVVGGVRTGKSTFIKRFMEQMVLPNMKDVHDRERAKDELPQGAAGRTVMTTEPKFVPNESVEIQITPNLTVKMRMVDCVGYRVEGALGYEEEDGPRMVSTPWFEEPIPFQDAAEVGTRKVISEHSTMGLVMTTDGSITEIPRENYVEAEERVIEEMKDINRPFLVLLNSTNSSSEEVLQLAAELSEKYDVPVIPVDCVQMTQADILNILEKLLYEFPVNEVNISLPPWVEELEIRHWLRQKFEESVRETVKNVRRLRDVNIAVESLGDYDFVDQVSLRSMDMGSGSASISITSDPSLFYKVLSEESGFVIEGERELFRLVKELSVAKREFDKVSQALDEVREIGYGVVIPSVDELVLEEPELIRQGSRFGVKLKATAPSLHLIKADITTELTPLIGTESQCEELVQYMLKEFEDNPQKIWNSEIFGKSVHDLVREGIQNKLHRMPENAQLKLQETLQRIVNEGSGGLICIII from the coding sequence TTGGAAAGAACCGATATTTTCCGCGATATTGCGGAACGCACCGGGGGGGACTTATATCTCGGCGTGGTCGGCGGCGTTCGCACCGGGAAATCAACGTTTATCAAACGTTTTATGGAACAAATGGTGCTCCCGAATATGAAAGATGTGCATGATCGGGAGCGGGCCAAGGACGAATTGCCCCAGGGCGCAGCCGGACGGACGGTAATGACCACGGAACCGAAGTTTGTGCCGAATGAATCCGTGGAAATTCAGATAACCCCTAACTTGACTGTTAAGATGCGTATGGTTGATTGTGTTGGCTACCGGGTTGAGGGAGCCCTTGGCTATGAGGAGGAAGACGGTCCCAGGATGGTTTCCACTCCCTGGTTCGAGGAACCAATTCCCTTCCAGGATGCGGCAGAGGTGGGAACCAGAAAGGTAATATCCGAACATTCGACCATGGGGTTGGTTATGACCACCGATGGCTCGATTACGGAGATCCCCAGGGAAAATTATGTTGAGGCCGAGGAACGGGTTATCGAGGAGATGAAGGACATTAACCGTCCTTTCCTGGTCCTCCTCAACAGCACCAACTCATCCAGCGAGGAAGTCCTGCAGCTTGCTGCGGAACTAAGCGAAAAATATGATGTTCCAGTTATTCCGGTCGACTGTGTCCAGATGACTCAGGCCGACATCTTAAATATACTGGAAAAACTGCTTTATGAGTTTCCGGTCAATGAGGTAAATATCAGCCTGCCGCCCTGGGTGGAGGAACTGGAGATCAGGCACTGGCTGCGCCAAAAGTTTGAGGAGTCAGTTCGTGAGACTGTTAAAAATGTCCGCCGTCTCAGAGATGTAAACATAGCCGTGGAGTCTCTGGGTGATTACGACTTTGTGGACCAGGTCAGCCTGCGCAGCATGGATATGGGCTCGGGCTCGGCCTCCATCAGTATCACTTCCGATCCCTCCCTGTTCTACAAGGTGTTGAGTGAGGAATCCGGCTTTGTTATCGAGGGTGAAAGGGAGCTTTTCCGGCTGGTTAAAGAACTCAGCGTGGCCAAGCGGGAGTTTGATAAAGTGTCCCAGGCCCTGGACGAGGTCAGGGAGATCGGCTACGGGGTTGTAATTCCGTCCGTTGACGAACTGGTCCTGGAAGAGCCGGAACTAATTCGCCAGGGAAGCCGCTTCGGAGTGAAATTGAAGGCAACCGCTCCGTCCCTCCACTTGATTAAGGCCGATATCACCACCGAATTAACCCCGCTCATAGGGACCGAGAGCCAGTGCGAAGAACTGGTCCAATACATGCTCAAGGAATTCGAAGACAATCCGCAGAAGATATGGAACTCGGAGATCTTTGGCAAATCAGTTCACGACCTGGTTCGTGAGGGTATCCAGAATAAACTCCACCGCATGCCGGAAAACGCCCAGCTCAAACTACAGGAGACGCTACAGCGGATTGTCAACGAAGGCTCGGGTGGCCTCATCTGCATCATAATATAA
- a CDS encoding CBO0543 family protein gives MVISTEFIISVISALIGLLLLVFAVDWRYFRDWVVVFLYKSVLDGLWGAAVVNLHLLEYPFRQLPLLYKVSLLFDFWVFPILCILYNQVTRERGFRHILVYAILFSVGITVIEYPLELYTELIKYHKWSWYITFITLTVTFLSSRAFIAFYRWGCEYFGSKRF, from the coding sequence ATGGTTATCAGCACGGAATTCATCATAAGCGTTATATCGGCTCTAATTGGTTTGCTGCTGCTGGTTTTCGCCGTAGACTGGCGCTATTTCAGGGACTGGGTGGTGGTATTCCTTTACAAAAGCGTTCTTGACGGTCTCTGGGGGGCTGCAGTGGTAAACCTGCACCTCTTGGAATACCCTTTCCGGCAGTTGCCTCTTTTATATAAGGTGAGCCTTTTGTTTGATTTCTGGGTTTTCCCAATTCTTTGCATATTATACAACCAGGTTACCAGGGAGCGTGGCTTCCGTCATATCCTTGTTTACGCCATACTCTTCAGCGTAGGCATAACCGTGATAGAATATCCCCTGGAACTCTACACGGAATTAATCAAGTACCATAAGTGGAGCTGGTATATTACCTTCATCACCTTAACCGTAACATTCCTGTCTTCCAGGGCTTTTATAGCTTTTTACCGCTGGGGTTGTGAGTATTTTGGAAGCAAAAGGTTTTAA
- a CDS encoding glycosyltransferase, producing MQIDQITPAIWYGNDISNIVLVLQKIMKDLGCESDIFTEAMQVEERENIIYHMFMGSRAAKTLAYLKSKRKVLFYHGIMPPEYFENHPVQISLLGGREEIKTLKNNFAFAFTTTKYLEEELHQAGYEQTMVLPLPLDLKEYDQEPDLQLMKAYEDDYTNLLFVGQITPNKKLEDTISIFNYYHKKLNPKSRLFLVGSFSSHAGYCQKLLALIKELQIQNVFLTGRVSIKKLLAYYRLSQVFLCMSEYEGFSTPLIEAMYLKVPIIAFDRAAVPEILGGAGCLINNKDVRDTARLLDWIVNDRAKREEIISRQSERVTDFLPEKVFPLYKKAIMEAFSCENAEDYPQNNRHGFFTPAPWFVFPRFNRDGFRIFI from the coding sequence ATGCAAATAGACCAAATTACCCCTGCCATATGGTACGGCAATGACATCAGCAATATAGTTTTGGTTTTACAAAAAATAATGAAGGATCTTGGTTGTGAGTCGGACATTTTTACGGAAGCTATGCAGGTAGAAGAAAGAGAAAACATTATTTACCATATGTTTATGGGGTCACGGGCAGCCAAAACCCTGGCCTATTTAAAATCAAAAAGAAAAGTGCTTTTTTACCACGGAATAATGCCCCCGGAGTATTTTGAAAACCACCCGGTACAGATTTCCCTGCTGGGCGGGCGTGAGGAAATAAAAACTCTAAAAAATAATTTTGCTTTTGCCTTTACCACTACAAAGTACCTCGAAGAGGAATTGCACCAAGCGGGCTATGAACAGACTATGGTTTTGCCTCTGCCTTTAGACCTGAAGGAATATGACCAGGAGCCTGATTTGCAGTTGATGAAGGCGTATGAGGATGACTATACAAACCTGCTTTTTGTCGGCCAGATTACCCCAAACAAAAAACTGGAAGACACAATATCGATTTTTAATTATTACCACAAGAAACTTAATCCGAAGTCCCGCTTGTTCCTGGTAGGAAGCTTTTCGTCTCATGCCGGGTACTGTCAGAAGCTGTTGGCTTTAATCAAGGAGCTGCAGATACAGAATGTTTTTTTGACAGGGCGTGTTTCAATTAAAAAGCTCCTGGCCTACTACCGGTTGTCACAGGTTTTTTTATGTATGAGTGAATATGAAGGGTTCTCTACCCCGTTGATCGAGGCTATGTACCTGAAAGTGCCGATTATCGCCTTCGATCGTGCAGCCGTACCGGAGATTCTGGGAGGGGCCGGCTGCCTGATAAATAATAAGGATGTGCGGGATACAGCCAGGCTGCTGGACTGGATAGTGAACGACCGGGCTAAGCGGGAAGAAATAATCAGCCGCCAGTCAGAACGAGTAACTGATTTTCTGCCTGAAAAGGTCTTCCCCTTATATAAAAAGGCGATTATGGAAGCTTTTAGTTGCGAAAACGCAGAGGATTATCCCCAAAATAACAGGCACGGTTTTTTCACACCCGCTCCTTGGTTTGTTTTTCCTCGATTTAACAGAGACGGTTTTAGGATTTTCATTTAA
- a CDS encoding GDP-mannose 4,6-dehydratase has protein sequence MSYWKDKNVFVTGCTGLLGTHLCELLIGRGANVVGLVRDYVPKSRLFTEQLKPKMVTVNGNVENYGLLERAINEYEIDTVFHLAAQTIVGIANKNPLSTFDANIRGTWNLLEACRRNPGVQRIIVASSDKAYGEHESLPYKEDAPLQGRHPYDVSKSCADLIAQMYSLTYDLPVCVTRCGNFYGPGDLNFNRLVPGTIRSALQGERPVIRSDGTYIRDYFYVKDGAEAYLFLAQKIDEMPIHGEAFNFSNGLQITVIELVNKILALMGCSHLQPVIKNEAIKEIRNQYLSTEKAKKTLGWQPQYPLEQALKETIAWYREHFPGGEVL, from the coding sequence ATGAGTTACTGGAAAGATAAAAATGTCTTTGTCACCGGGTGTACGGGGCTACTGGGCACCCATTTATGTGAGCTTCTCATTGGCCGGGGAGCCAACGTAGTTGGCCTGGTACGGGACTATGTCCCTAAATCGAGGCTTTTTACGGAACAACTAAAGCCAAAAATGGTTACTGTGAATGGTAACGTGGAGAATTACGGACTGTTGGAAAGAGCGATTAATGAATACGAGATAGACACCGTTTTTCACCTGGCAGCCCAGACCATAGTAGGCATTGCCAACAAGAACCCCCTGTCCACTTTCGACGCAAACATCAGGGGCACTTGGAATCTGTTGGAGGCGTGCCGCCGGAATCCCGGCGTGCAGCGGATTATCGTGGCCTCCAGTGACAAGGCTTACGGCGAACATGAGAGCCTCCCGTATAAAGAAGACGCCCCGCTGCAGGGCAGGCACCCATATGACGTATCGAAAAGCTGTGCCGACCTGATCGCGCAAATGTACAGCCTTACTTATGATTTACCAGTATGTGTTACTCGCTGTGGCAACTTTTACGGGCCTGGAGACCTCAATTTCAACCGCCTCGTGCCCGGGACGATCCGGTCGGCCCTACAGGGTGAGAGGCCGGTTATCCGCAGCGACGGCACCTATATCAGGGACTATTTCTATGTTAAGGACGGAGCCGAGGCTTATCTGTTTCTGGCACAAAAGATAGACGAAATGCCGATACACGGAGAAGCCTTCAATTTCAGCAATGGATTGCAGATAACTGTCATTGAACTGGTTAATAAGATTTTGGCCTTGATGGGTTGTTCGCATTTGCAGCCGGTTATTAAAAATGAAGCGATCAAGGAAATCCGGAACCAATACCTTAGTACTGAAAAAGCCAAAAAAACTTTAGGCTGGCAACCGCAATACCCACTGGAGCAGGCGCTTAAAGAAACGATTGCATGGTACCGCGAACATTTTCCCGGGGGTGAAGTGCTGTGA
- a CDS encoding aspartate kinase → MLVVQKYGGSSVANAERIRRVAGRVIQERDKGHSVVVVVSAMGDTTDDLIELVGGITGSPPDREMDMLLSTGEQISIALLAMAIQDMGSPAISLTGGQVGILTDDAHTKAKILKINTDRLQKELKQGNIVVVAGFQGIDQHNDITTLGRGGSDTTAVALAAALKADVCEIFTDVDGVYTTDPRVVPEAKKLDLVCYDEMLELANLGAAVLHPRAVELAMQFGLPLHVRSSFNNNPGTLVKEVDDMERKHVVTGVACDYNVAKIGLFDVFDRPGIAYILFKALADEKINVDMIIQSAMRDDRNDIAFTCPQGDLKKALEVVERLQPEVGSEGFTSDDGVAKVSIVGAGMVSNPGVAAEMFEALYQEGINLEMISTSEIKVSCIIKAGQAEQAVRALHQRFNLAGRV, encoded by the coding sequence ATGCTGGTAGTTCAGAAATATGGCGGGAGTTCAGTAGCCAACGCTGAGCGGATCCGCCGGGTGGCCGGCCGGGTAATACAGGAGAGGGATAAAGGCCACAGTGTGGTGGTTGTTGTATCAGCCATGGGAGATACAACCGATGATTTAATCGAATTGGTCGGTGGTATTACCGGCAGTCCCCCGGATAGGGAGATGGATATGCTTCTGTCGACCGGCGAGCAGATTTCCATAGCTCTGCTGGCGATGGCCATTCAAGATATGGGGAGTCCTGCCATATCACTGACCGGAGGTCAGGTGGGAATTTTAACCGATGATGCTCACACCAAGGCTAAAATACTGAAGATCAATACCGACCGCCTGCAGAAAGAGCTCAAACAGGGCAATATTGTGGTAGTGGCCGGCTTTCAAGGAATTGACCAGCATAATGATATAACAACCCTCGGGCGGGGCGGGTCGGATACCACCGCGGTTGCTCTGGCGGCAGCTTTAAAGGCTGATGTTTGTGAAATATTTACCGACGTCGACGGGGTATATACCACTGATCCACGCGTTGTTCCTGAAGCCAAAAAGCTCGACCTGGTTTGCTATGATGAAATGCTGGAGTTGGCCAACCTGGGAGCGGCCGTCCTGCATCCCCGCGCGGTAGAACTGGCTATGCAGTTCGGTTTGCCGTTGCACGTGCGTTCCAGTTTCAACAATAATCCAGGTACGTTGGTTAAGGAGGTAGATGATATGGAAAGAAAACATGTGGTAACCGGTGTCGCATGTGACTACAATGTTGCTAAAATTGGACTTTTTGACGTCTTTGACCGGCCTGGCATCGCCTATATCCTGTTCAAGGCCCTGGCTGATGAAAAAATTAATGTTGATATGATCATCCAGAGCGCCATGCGTGATGACAGGAACGATATAGCCTTTACCTGCCCGCAGGGCGATTTGAAAAAAGCGTTGGAAGTTGTGGAAAGGCTGCAGCCTGAAGTGGGTTCGGAAGGTTTTACCAGTGATGACGGGGTGGCCAAGGTGTCTATTGTCGGCGCGGGGATGGTCAGCAACCCGGGTGTTGCCGCCGAGATGTTCGAGGCGCTTTACCAGGAGGGTATAAATTTGGAGATGATCAGCACTTCGGAAATAAAGGTATCCTGCATCATCAAGGCTGGACAAGCCGAACAGGCCGTCCGCGCCCTGCATCAAAGGTTCAACCTTGCCGGGCGAGTTTAA
- a CDS encoding homoserine dehydrogenase, whose protein sequence is MSKNVIGVGLLGMGTVGRGVYRILTENRSGIEQKVGVPVEIKKILVRDTAKNRGVQLEEGVLTADVDEVINNPDIDIVVEVMGGIKPALPYALKALKNGKSLVTANKDMVAEHGKELFEAAEANNSDLLFEASVAGGIPIIRPLKECLAANRIQQVIGIINGTTNYMLTRMSKEGLDFQTALAEAQALGYAEADPSSDVEGYDAARKLAILASIAFNTRVSLNQVYVEGITRITAEDISYAADLNYVVKLLGIAKESEAGVEVHVHPAMLPKTHPLAPVDDVYNAVFVSGDAVGDVMFFGRGAGELPTASAVVADIMSAARSKLKHVPGLYNCTCFDEKPVKSMGLTSTKYYIRLNVDDRPGVLASIAFVLGNNDVSLASVIQKHTTGQAAEIVLVTHRVLEQNLQDALKIIKELSTVNEIANVIRVEE, encoded by the coding sequence TTGTCCAAGAATGTGATTGGTGTAGGGCTTTTGGGTATGGGTACTGTGGGCCGGGGAGTATACCGCATCCTCACCGAAAACCGGTCCGGCATCGAGCAAAAAGTAGGCGTGCCTGTCGAAATTAAAAAGATACTGGTTCGTGACACCGCCAAAAACAGGGGTGTTCAATTGGAAGAAGGAGTTCTAACGGCAGATGTCGACGAAGTCATCAACAACCCTGACATTGACATTGTTGTAGAGGTTATGGGAGGGATAAAACCTGCCCTGCCATATGCCCTAAAAGCTTTGAAAAATGGAAAGAGTCTGGTCACAGCCAACAAGGATATGGTTGCTGAGCACGGCAAAGAACTGTTTGAGGCAGCCGAGGCGAACAACAGCGACCTCTTGTTTGAAGCCAGCGTGGCCGGCGGAATACCTATAATCAGGCCGCTTAAGGAATGCCTGGCAGCCAACCGGATTCAACAGGTTATCGGCATCATAAATGGCACCACCAACTATATGTTGACCAGGATGAGCAAGGAGGGCCTTGATTTCCAGACGGCGCTTGCTGAAGCGCAGGCCTTAGGTTATGCCGAAGCTGACCCCAGCTCTGATGTCGAGGGTTATGACGCGGCGCGCAAGCTGGCGATTCTAGCTTCCATTGCCTTCAACACCAGGGTTTCCTTAAACCAGGTTTATGTTGAAGGAATTACCCGGATAACCGCCGAAGATATTAGCTATGCGGCTGATTTGAACTATGTGGTGAAGCTTTTAGGTATTGCCAAGGAAAGTGAAGCAGGAGTTGAGGTACATGTGCACCCGGCGATGCTGCCCAAAACGCACCCGCTTGCTCCAGTTGATGATGTCTATAACGCTGTTTTTGTCAGCGGGGACGCCGTTGGCGACGTGATGTTTTTTGGCCGGGGGGCCGGTGAACTTCCCACCGCCAGCGCTGTTGTCGCCGATATCATGAGCGCTGCCCGCAGTAAACTGAAACATGTGCCGGGTTTGTACAACTGCACCTGTTTTGATGAAAAGCCGGTTAAATCTATGGGGTTGACCTCAACCAAGTATTATATCCGTCTCAATGTAGACGACCGTCCGGGGGTGCTGGCCAGTATCGCCTTTGTCCTGGGTAATAACGACGTGAGCCTGGCTTCAGTTATTCAAAAACATACCACCGGGCAGGCTGCTGAAATAGTCCTGGTTACCCACAGGGTATTAGAGCAGAACCTGCAGGACGCCCTTAAAATTATCAAAGAGTTGTCTACGGTTAACGAAATAGCAAACGTAATCAGGGTAGAGGAATAG
- the uxx1 gene encoding UXX-star selenoprotein family 1 produces the protein MLNRIILFGIDGCSYTVAAKEDLARRKRPYEYHNVVKEQEALQRMLELTGGARLVPVIVEQGCIKIGFGGTCRV, from the coding sequence ATGTTGAATAGGATTATCTTATTTGGTATAGACGGTTGTTCCTATACGGTAGCCGCAAAGGAGGATCTGGCCAGGCGTAAGAGGCCTTACGAGTACCATAATGTTGTAAAAGAGCAGGAAGCTTTGCAAAGGATGCTTGAACTAACGGGAGGAGCCCGTTTGGTCCCGGTAATCGTCGAGCAGGGCTGCATAAAGATCGGTTTCGGTGGGACCTGCCGGGTGTGA
- a CDS encoding CBO0543 family protein — protein sequence MNAVPSFEEVIELQNKAIEMQYQHWLHKELGTFQFWILIFVLVVPWLLWWKYADKKRLVEILLYGFMALTVATVLDEVGCQLNLWEYYYDIEPYFPRLIPLNDTALPVPFMLIYQVFPTWKKFIIAHTVLAAVFAFIGEPFLIWLGIYKIFQWKHIYSFPLYIIIPVFLRWLLLIIVGKQHQAKTKDEPSRDGAV from the coding sequence ATGAATGCAGTACCATCTTTTGAAGAGGTTATCGAGCTGCAGAATAAAGCCATAGAAATGCAGTACCAACACTGGCTCCACAAAGAGTTGGGCACATTTCAATTCTGGATACTCATTTTTGTCCTGGTGGTCCCCTGGCTGCTTTGGTGGAAATATGCAGATAAAAAACGTCTGGTTGAAATATTGCTGTACGGGTTCATGGCGCTAACTGTGGCAACCGTTCTGGACGAAGTAGGCTGCCAGCTAAACCTCTGGGAATACTATTACGATATCGAACCTTATTTCCCGCGCTTGATACCGTTAAACGACACGGCGCTGCCTGTTCCTTTTATGCTGATTTACCAGGTGTTCCCGACCTGGAAAAAATTCATCATCGCGCATACCGTGCTGGCGGCGGTTTTTGCTTTTATAGGTGAACCTTTTCTCATATGGTTGGGAATATATAAGATATTCCAATGGAAACATATCTACTCTTTTCCTTTATATATTATCATACCTGTTTTTTTAAGGTGGCTGTTATTAATTATTGTAGGAAAACAACACCAGGCCAAGACCAAAGATGAACCATCCCGGGACGGGGCAGTCTAA
- a CDS encoding glucose-1-phosphate cytidylyltransferase: MKPKVVILCGGKGTRLREKTENKPKPLLSIGNYPILWHIMKHYSHYGFNDFILCLGYKGELIKEYFIKYKNRLCDVQLNLKDGIETIIQDGNPAENWNIIFANTGLETNTGGRIKKIEKYINEEYFFLTYGDGLSNVSIEKLEGYFKQKGKIGVITGIRPQSRFGQITIEPDCIVTGFKEKPLLNDYANGGFCVFHRKIFDYMDDNCVLEQEVFEQLVNERELAIYKHEGFWKCMDTYKDYKELNEIWDHGNPQWKVY; the protein is encoded by the coding sequence GTGAAACCTAAAGTAGTTATTCTTTGCGGCGGAAAAGGTACACGTTTAAGAGAAAAAACAGAAAATAAACCCAAACCGCTGTTATCAATTGGTAATTACCCAATTCTGTGGCATATTATGAAACATTATTCACACTATGGCTTTAATGATTTTATTCTGTGTCTTGGTTATAAAGGAGAGCTTATTAAAGAGTATTTTATAAAATATAAAAACCGTCTTTGTGATGTCCAATTAAATTTAAAAGACGGTATAGAAACCATAATACAAGACGGAAATCCGGCAGAGAATTGGAACATCATTTTTGCCAACACCGGCTTGGAAACCAATACCGGTGGTCGTATTAAAAAGATTGAAAAATATATAAATGAGGAATATTTCTTTTTGACATATGGAGACGGACTTTCAAACGTCAGCATTGAAAAACTGGAAGGATATTTTAAACAGAAGGGTAAGATCGGGGTTATAACAGGAATCAGACCACAATCCAGGTTCGGGCAAATTACCATCGAACCTGATTGTATCGTAACCGGGTTTAAAGAAAAGCCTTTGCTGAATGACTATGCCAATGGTGGCTTTTGTGTATTCCATAGAAAAATATTTGACTACATGGATGATAATTGTGTTCTCGAGCAGGAAGTTTTTGAACAATTGGTCAATGAAAGAGAGCTCGCAATATATAAACATGAAGGCTTCTGGAAATGTATGGATACCTACAAGGATTACAAAGAGTTGAATGAAATCTGGGATCACGGTAATCCCCAGTGGAAGGTTTATTAG
- the thrB gene encoding homoserine kinase has translation MIRVQVPATTANLGPGFDCLGMALELYNVVEIIPIPMGTVIEVSGEGSNEIPKDEHNMVYQAAQKVFRQVGYSPSGLKLRLANQIPVARGLGSSTSAIVGGVIAANLLSGGKLSIKDIISLASSLEGHPDNVAPAVLGGIVVSVQADGEVKCLKIKPPHGLKGVVAIPDFPMVTKVSREMLPSQVPFQDAAFNVGRAALLVAALQQGDLSLLGAAMEDRLHQSMRSSMIPGFKKVLAAAKLAGARGVTLSGAGPTVIAFADSNLELIARVMGETFRQNGVKCRVLVLKPSPVGARALEIK, from the coding sequence ATGATTCGTGTACAGGTGCCGGCCACCACGGCTAACCTTGGTCCGGGCTTCGACTGTCTGGGTATGGCGCTGGAGCTTTATAACGTGGTTGAAATAATCCCGATTCCCATGGGAACGGTTATTGAGGTGTCTGGTGAAGGGTCTAACGAAATCCCCAAGGACGAGCACAATATGGTTTACCAGGCTGCCCAAAAGGTTTTTCGACAGGTGGGTTACTCCCCGTCTGGCTTAAAGTTGCGCCTGGCCAACCAAATCCCGGTTGCCAGGGGGTTAGGCAGCAGTACCTCAGCTATCGTTGGGGGAGTGATTGCCGCCAACCTTCTCTCAGGAGGAAAACTATCGATAAAAGATATCATTAGCCTGGCCAGTTCGCTGGAGGGACACCCGGATAATGTGGCTCCGGCGGTACTCGGGGGCATTGTGGTCTCGGTCCAGGCCGATGGAGAAGTAAAATGCCTAAAAATAAAGCCGCCGCACGGCTTAAAAGGGGTCGTGGCAATTCCCGATTTTCCCATGGTCACGAAAGTTTCCAGGGAAATGCTCCCTTCTCAGGTGCCCTTTCAGGACGCAGCCTTTAATGTCGGGCGCGCGGCTCTGTTGGTGGCGGCGCTGCAGCAGGGTGACTTAAGCCTCTTGGGAGCGGCTATGGAAGACCGTCTCCACCAGTCGATGCGCTCCTCAATGATCCCAGGCTTCAAGAAAGTTTTGGCTGCGGCAAAACTGGCCGGAGCCAGAGGGGTTACCTTGAGCGGAGCAGGTCCCACAGTGATTGCCTTTGCCGACTCCAACCTGGAGTTGATTGCCAGGGTCATGGGCGAAACTTTTCGCCAAAACGGCGTCAAGTGCCGCGTACTGGTTTTGAAACCCAGCCCCGTTGGAGCCAGGGCTTTGGAGATAAAGTAG
- a CDS encoding NAD(P)H-dependent glycerol-3-phosphate dehydrogenase: MSKIIGVAGAGSWATALSVLLAHKGYTVRMWSRHAALAKEITITRENIRYLPGVIVPPAVEVTVHIEEAVREADAVVFAVPSHAFREVLQSALPHLSGTGLIINAAKGIEEDSLRRLSQAFAEVAGPQALERYVALSGPSHAEEVGRQVPTAVVAASSSIKSAEYAQDLFMCDNFRVYTNPDVAGVELGGALKNVIALGTGIADGLGFGDNTKAALMTRGLAEITRLGITLGANPLTFGGLAGVGDLIVTCTSMHSRNRRAGMAIGRGKSLEEALAEVGMVVEGVRTTRAARRLSELYGVNMPITEQMHEVLFEGFSPETAVNKLMTRGKKHETEEVALAAAALGKSQF, translated from the coding sequence GTGAGTAAAATTATTGGGGTAGCCGGCGCCGGCAGTTGGGCTACGGCTTTGTCGGTACTACTGGCGCACAAAGGGTACACGGTGCGGATGTGGTCGAGACACGCAGCTCTCGCGAAGGAGATTACAATAACAAGAGAAAATATACGATATCTTCCCGGGGTGATTGTGCCCCCGGCGGTCGAGGTCACGGTCCATATTGAAGAGGCGGTGCGCGAAGCTGACGCGGTCGTTTTTGCTGTGCCGTCCCACGCCTTTCGGGAGGTGCTCCAATCCGCTCTCCCCCATCTGTCCGGCACGGGGCTGATTATCAACGCCGCCAAAGGAATTGAGGAGGATAGCCTGCGTCGTTTATCCCAGGCATTTGCGGAAGTTGCCGGTCCGCAGGCACTCGAGCGGTATGTGGCGCTTTCCGGGCCCAGTCATGCCGAGGAGGTGGGCAGGCAGGTGCCCACTGCAGTGGTAGCGGCGTCATCCAGCATAAAAAGTGCTGAATACGCGCAGGACCTGTTTATGTGTGACAATTTCAGAGTCTATACCAATCCGGATGTCGCCGGAGTTGAACTGGGGGGCGCGCTAAAGAATGTCATTGCCCTTGGCACAGGTATTGCCGACGGGCTGGGCTTTGGTGACAACACCAAAGCAGCCCTGATGACCAGGGGCCTGGCTGAAATCACCCGCCTGGGCATCACGCTGGGCGCCAACCCGCTTACTTTTGGCGGCCTTGCCGGGGTTGGTGACCTGATCGTAACTTGCACCAGCATGCACAGTCGCAACCGGCGCGCCGGTATGGCTATAGGCCGGGGCAAATCACTGGAGGAGGCACTGGCTGAAGTGGGTATGGTGGTGGAAGGCGTCCGCACTACCCGGGCGGCTCGCAGGCTGTCCGAGCTTTACGGTGTTAATATGCCCATTACCGAACAGATGCACGAGGTTTTGTTCGAAGGTTTCTCGCCTGAAACAGCTGTTAACAAGCTCATGACCAGGGGCAAAAAACACGAAACGGAAGAAGTGGCCCTGGCTGCTGCCGCCCTGGGTAAAAGCCAGTTTTAG